The nucleotide window CGATTCGGTGACTTTTGTCAGTGCCGATTCTGCCCTGGCCGATTTCCGCAGGCATTTTTCGGGTGAAATGCTCGACCTTGTAGAGGGCAACCCCATTCCTCCGTTCTTCAGGGTGACTCTGGTCGAAGACCATAAGAATCCGGCCACCTTGATCGAATTGAAAAACAATCTTTCCCGCATGGACTTTTTTGAAGAAGTGCAGGCCCCGGTGCAGTGGGTCGAAAAAATTTCGGCCTGGAAATTCCGCATGCTGTTCTGGCCCATTTGCGTGAGCGTACTGCTGCTGTTTACGCTGTCGCTCATAATCTGCAATTCCGTAAGGCTTTCGCTTCTTTCTCGCAGACTTTTGGTCGAAAACATGAAGTATGCGGGCGGTAGCCATTTCTTTATTGAATTCCCGTTCGTGCTGCAGGGGGCGTTCCAGGGAATCGTGGGTAGTGGCCTTGCCGTTATTTTGCTTGCGGTCGTTTTGAATTCGGTGGCAGAAGCGTTCCCCATTGTGGCGGCGAACTTGACTGGCCTTGGCTCTTGTCTTGCCTTAGTGGTCCTTCTGGTAACGGCTCTTTCGGGCTATTTCAGTTACCGTACGGTGCGCGGATTCCTTTCGATCAAGCGCAATGAACAGGATTAACGATGCGACTTGTGGTTTTGCTTTTTTGCCTGTTGCTGGGGTTTGGCGCCGAAAATGCTTACGCCAAGGCTCCTGCTAAAAACACGCCGGCAAAAAGCGCCCCTGCCAAAAAAGCAGCAAAGGCCAAGACGAAGTCTGCGTCCAAGTCTTCTGCAACTAAAAAGACCGATGCCCAGATTAACGAGCAGAAAAACGCCTTGAAAAAGTTGGAGTCTGACTTGGCTAAAAAACGCCAAGAACTGGCACTCCTCGAAACCGAAGAAAAGGGCGTGCTGAATACGATTTCGATTCTTGACCAGAATTTGAACCAGACCCGAACTTACCTATCTGAACTCTCCAAGAGCGAAGTCATGCTGGAACGGGCGCTTGTACAGCTTTCAGCCGATATTGATTCCTTGGACCGTCGAATCGAGACTCGCCGGGAAGCCATGAAAAAGCGAATCCGGAACCTGTATGTCAGTGGTCGCAATAGCGAGGCGCGCGTCCTTTACGGTCTGCTCACGCAGCAAGGGAATCCTGACCGCCAAGTGTATTGGGTGCACCACATTTTGAACCAAGACCAGCAAGAAGTAGAAGTCCTGCAACAGTTGGTGCAAGAACGGGACGAAAAGAAACAAATGGAATCGGCTCACCTGGACGATCTCAAGCAGATGCGTTCCAAGAAGGCCGCCGAAGAAAAGGGGCTCGTTTCCCAGATGAGTGGCCAAGAAAAAATGCTGATGTCCTTGAAGCATGACCAGAACATGCAGCGTCGGGCCTTGAAGGAATTCGAGCAGAACCAAAAGACCATGCTGGCCCTGATCAAGAAACTCGAAGAAAAGCGCAAAAAGGAAATTGAGCAGGCCAAGAAAGACGAGGCTGCCCGCAAGGCGAAAGAAAAATCCGGCAAGGATAAAAAGAAAGACAAGAAGGCTCCGGCCAAGACGGTGGAAAAGCCGAAGGTCACCGTGGCCGAATCGGTAAAGGGCCCCAAGTGTACTCCGCTTAAAGGCGATGTCATCAGTAATTACGGTTTGCAAGAACACCCGGTGCTGCACATTATGACGCGCAATTTGGGTGTCGAAATCCGCGGAAAACGCGGCGCTGCCGTTCGTGCCGCCGCGGCGGGAACGGTGGTGATGGTGGCCGAAATCGATGGCCGCGGCCCCTCGGTCATTATCGAACATGAGGGTGGAACTTACTCCGTTTACGGTCACCTTGCGTCAATTCGCGTGCAAGAAGGCAAAGAAGTGCGAAATTGCGAAGAAATTGGCGAAGTGGGCGATGTTGCCTCTTTAAATGGAATTAAATTGTACTTCCAAGTGAGCGAGGGTACACAGACCGTAGACCCCTTGCAGTGGTTGAAACAGAAATGATCGAATATACTTTAAATGGTCCTGCTTCTCAAGAACGCGCCCGCATCCGGGTGATGTCTGCGCTACGCGAGAACCGTTTTCCCCAGGCGATTTTGATTGACGGCCCTGCAGGGATCGGCAAGAAATGGCTTGCGATGGAAATTGCGAAGGCCTTGCAGTGTACCGATCCGAATATGCGCCCTTGCGGTCATTGCTTTGGTTGCCGTATGGCAGAAGATAGTGGCGCCACCGACGGTTGGGTCGTGCCTATGGAAGCCGACGAGGCCCGTGCCCGCAGTTCCGACGATGTAGCTCCGGGGAGCAAGGCAAAAACCATCGAAGACTTTAAGAAGGCCTACATCGAAGAAATCCAGAAGAACCCTTACCGG belongs to Fibrobacter sp. UWB15 and includes:
- a CDS encoding murein hydrolase activator EnvC yields the protein MRLVVLLFCLLLGFGAENAYAKAPAKNTPAKSAPAKKAAKAKTKSASKSSATKKTDAQINEQKNALKKLESDLAKKRQELALLETEEKGVLNTISILDQNLNQTRTYLSELSKSEVMLERALVQLSADIDSLDRRIETRREAMKKRIRNLYVSGRNSEARVLYGLLTQQGNPDRQVYWVHHILNQDQQEVEVLQQLVQERDEKKQMESAHLDDLKQMRSKKAAEEKGLVSQMSGQEKMLMSLKHDQNMQRRALKEFEQNQKTMLALIKKLEEKRKKEIEQAKKDEAARKAKEKSGKDKKKDKKAPAKTVEKPKVTVAESVKGPKCTPLKGDVISNYGLQEHPVLHIMTRNLGVEIRGKRGAAVRAAAAGTVVMVAEIDGRGPSVIIEHEGGTYSVYGHLASIRVQEGKEVRNCEEIGEVGDVASLNGIKLYFQVSEGTQTVDPLQWLKQK
- a CDS encoding ABC transporter permease; the protein is MRILSMEKNLYALEAFLPESVGEDSLMVIQNRLEHTKFIDSVTFVSADSALADFRRHFSGEMLDLVEGNPIPPFFRVTLVEDHKNPATLIELKNNLSRMDFFEEVQAPVQWVEKISAWKFRMLFWPICVSVLLLFTLSLIICNSVRLSLLSRRLLVENMKYAGGSHFFIEFPFVLQGAFQGIVGSGLAVILLAVVLNSVAEAFPIVAANLTGLGSCLALVVLLVTALSGYFSYRTVRGFLSIKRNEQD